The following are encoded in a window of Spodoptera frugiperda isolate SF20-4 chromosome 3, AGI-APGP_CSIRO_Sfru_2.0, whole genome shotgun sequence genomic DNA:
- the LOC118274256 gene encoding histone-lysine N-methyltransferase ash1 isoform X3, producing MMRHAANATSAWTAPGEVWEYVSQLVSSYHDQHDCQFASGATESVACGTSSSSSSSSSSSSSSSSSSSSSDSDTADAAGGSAHASPDDSNAVLAADCPLQIIDDADLAELFPEQTSSAPAQQPNFSTFAVHNAAPDNDDKSIADNGDGSSSEMELTPQLVTAAIQRATADSSGSENECSNSDTGHQNTTHYASSLLQQFVAQTQLLSSTAPLTSINSAATTSLSCGLNPTTIDGVGTISDCVLGQINTLPEMAPIAPNFLSSSQHLSPQQTEELSQNYKDLEEITSVTDSVDISITNPPSLEDCVDNNDFMTLDIAQGGSELGSASDLMKSSPITVVGTDLNNLSHIDSQKLDTISTNSVESQEDVKNVIVESRRKRGRPRKVRKGDEFDSKGIESHKEAKSVVNVINFHNNNDPPNVSPDSGILSNHNSPTHSPLRRHDVDEGHSRIGRKSIQKENTTRRAMRSKSKTRSRAQNRSDSSDCDYQKKRIENEIKQIKTEAPSPVPLKQEQNKFEKSKKNDHKLDIAALDRMLYATDRVLYPPRKKVGRKPQSKAKSTKNAPKTLKDKNQYDSGDSDEDSVVPTNRSVLSGVYAKRKELNSKLASLPKKNNKTFGNTWRDNQSENEAAADDPLDPTWKQIDLNPKYKDILSGYKSDHEFKPYKSCSRLIESGYKSDYGCRSGYKSDYYRSGYKSDHKSGYKSDKSGYKTDNSVRSMRRRMRKLKKTRSVRDRSYYKNQKHFVSDQEILVLTNKTFSSLTLGHSSSDSECDNYLRKPSASPKYVSVCTKYPLPSKYNFGFSKMNQKHVLRLNSSDPFAPGPVFSGLQRPVTTCNIFKVSNNNNNNTLLKSPNKTAYIGNSLPALKPAFTHKFGSSPICVTAKVTGSKKETDSSFKYFPRTLSPKNRKQLKNGSVVFSSGSKKETPPKQLPSIFEKAKNSYVPNKSLSRNVFLNFKKPHIKPSFHIKKHRRTVVLAPPKINLKPTERLSRVTVKTENKHHRHRSKRRHRSRSVSKCRESYTKSIELVDQKFSQDMDNLISNFIKLCQIAPKLITNVTQNPVKTTEKASTDAAPTKVVKRGSKKRKTSDNQEIATPTSKRRHKKQLAESQNKGGKDTNEHKLPLKKRHYHINSSTGNSLSISLVTTEFDENSKNGTSPEKFLCTETDCTGDVQSNSSEDSPKSKTPPEKGKKASDSSKTAQTTNTQDNKSQSSEPSLKGAKAAENVSEKVEENNVTPTKNNSSNSVHATDEELAIKKPTAEQSELSKKIYETSEKLKAVHKMVHDLEKSLPKTKDPEVKPESSNKETNKVSSPRSENKSSPTRHSAPIVTPKKRHRLEAEKVISHSSLDQVVQSLSKKLSDDKSSPSDTKDTKDVNQSNSSDDAKELDKSDAVTPNSSTSSTNSTTIDPLKSMSARSLYKSSIPPAQKSEIMTRKKNRLEGLTSNLVSKINPSAATKVLDTLLNNNIRKSIESRILEKEKNSSDPSVKVIEEKLKNKEVSQISTRATVIKSPVSKGKVLETKKSKASEPQVEQSIVVNIDKPTGIFEPSIDLEDQIPKSSICVSNVLADAHKAKSKSKSGDAKSTNSLLAPIDTESEIPLALISETPDPIIRPKRGESIAAVISDKLQETTGGHNLRQTKRNLNTESDDTNDNKKKKKTNNILRESKLVLPARVLVPKVQAERLAVTDSAKKVGLNAKKLEANDSSDNKTVDASKKKTRRRKAINRTGFPSIKRKKKKIENCNLTSDSHFTSDTDNNSAFERVPKDGEAMSSFLERTTSKKAELKVVLNKDDCPKQGRLTVVALEKLQGKDVPTDNNNKVGNTPEVAVNEKKVINSSILRAPALQLKSKTEKEVKNHVNKWEVLSETDSIPSLASSLSNDPEDSIPLSLLNLKPDKPVSRLDNLERLKRKTRAMSPSHEIEEIFSKRKVVERNCKIGLRPKSSLAVLCPSERRQTRSSDNVDEPKPAKTKKTDAKKSVAEAEKVTKPLSIANRRKSRSCQVNKKREVQSSSRESSLDTVVSRKFDSKSREPSLDTLENDPLPLNEKEIDFEKSIDVLSKNVICKKRVASSRDDSPASSVDNRDKPVISKRNPRLRKKFLAAGLFSDYYKEDPRPEGKGKNLVTQTEFPPGLLAPPPYCERWVRRRLQHFSLPYDIWWQQHYNQPVPSWNYKKIRTNVYYDVKPSAEECESVACNCAPSSGCNEDCINRLVYAECSPQLCPCGDRCKNQRIQRHEWASGLEKFMTENKGWGVRTKHKITSGDFILEYVGEVVSDKEFKERMATRYARDTHHYCLHLDGGLVIDGHRMGGDGRFVNHSCRPNCEMQKWTSNGTFRMALFALRDIDPGEELTYDYNFSLFNPAVGQPCKCDSEDCRGVIGGKSQRITKQPVKTQSRTPSNASNQSQGSNGNQPRVGRPRKAVKCNKKSEQQAVSTCDIKTMTILKYQQHLNKLWQEPQMKPLTAKEKNIVKDRHCFLLRNLENVRRIRERLNLALPASPPPVAATASGAASPAAAASPAAVSPGGATVCTVDPLAPASSVDEAGALARLRALRDVARPPRPKDDPSLPRVQRLAIVFKAICRLLKDLKDEKDRPLCNQLVRAKAERGKVQEAGPADFAVIESEVEAGHYDTVAKFDADVNSLLTTVLRENGRLSTMGGAAAQVKKAYNSAKSEYADMLTKILGPDEPLPPGFLQKTKTEEVIMCICGLHVEEGLMVQCGARGCGVWQHARCMRVVDTAVPHYCHHCQHTKVDREIPLDEYTDEGHQFYLSLMRGDLQVRQGDTVYVLRDIPIDEKNPDVSQRNGDKSDKPESPKTKRVDRKKVKNIAKGKDKTEETTQNKEGEVRKHTYQTIGEISVSELDIFRVERLWKHKDTQERYVYGHHYLRPHETFHEPTRKFFHNEVMRVPLYEAVPIELVMSQCWVMDLNTYCKGRPVGAAEAHVYICELRVDRGARLFTKVSRPKYPICTRPYAFDHFPHRLKITRTYAPHEVSPEYLKGKAAKNAATTEKSNKNTSKDVKKKMPAVTLSETTKSMSVGAVSRQGQKERVNGIARRLLARLGARGAALDASYLLAPRAVLAPRRARKALS from the exons ttcGCTTCGGGTGCGACGGAGAGTGTGGCGTGTGGAACTAGTTCGTCCTCGTCCAGTTCCTCGTCATCTTCGTCCTCATCATCTTCATCGTCATCGTCGTCGGACTCGGACACGGCGGACGCTGCTGGCGGCTCCGCGCATGCTTCACCTGATGATTCCAACGCCGTGCTGGCCGCGGACTGTCCGCTACAA ATCATCGACGATGCAGACCTTGCGGAACTATTTCCAGAACAAACATCGAGCGCGCCGGCGCAACAGCCCAATTTCTCGACCTTTGCTGTCCACAACGCCGCGCCGGATAACGACGACAAGTCGATTGCTGATAATG GTGATGGATCCAGTAGTGAGATGGAACTTACACCACAATTGGTGACAGCGGCAATACAAAGGGCAACGGCTGACTCGTCCGGCTCGGAAAATGAGTGTTCTAACTCTGACACCGGCCATCAGAACACGACGCATTATGCGTCCAGTCTGTTACAACAGTTCGTTGCCCAGACTCAGCTACTGAGCAGCACGGCGCCGCTAACATCAATCAACTCTGCGGCGACAACTTCGTTATCATGTGGATTAAATCCTACTACGATAGACGGGGTTGGCACCATCAGTGATTGTGTTCTCGGACAGATAAACACTTTACCCGAGATGGCACCCATAGCGCCAAACTTTTTATCATCAAGCCAGCATTTGAGTCCGCAACAAACAGAAGAACTTTCCCAAAATTATAAAGATCTTGAAGAAATTACTTCTGTGACGGACTCTGTGGACATATCAATTACTAATCCACCGAGCCTGGAAGATTGTGTTGATAATAATGACTTCATGACATTAGACATTGCACAAGGAGGCTCTGAGCTGGGAAGTGCCAGTGACTTGATGAAAAGCTCGCCCATCACCGTGGTCGGCacagatttaaataatttaagtcaTATTGATTCTCAAAAGTTAGATACAATCAGTACGAATTCAGTTGAATCTCAAGAAGATGTTAAGAATGTTATAGTAGAATCTAGAAGAAAAAGAGGCAGGCCTCGAAAAGTACGGAAAGGTGATGAATTTGACAGCAAGGGTATAGAATCTCATAAAGAAGCCAAGTCTGTAGTAAATGTAATAAACTTCCACAATAATAACGACCCACCGAACGTGTCGCCGGATTCGGGAATTCTGTCCAATCACAATTCACCGACACATTCTCCATTACGACGGCACGATGTCGACGAGGGCCACAGTAGAATAGGTAGAAAGTCTATTCAAAAAGAAAACACCACGAGAAGGGCAATGCGATCCAAGTCCAAAACTAGAAGCCGAGCGCAAAATAGGTCTGATTCAAGCGATTGTGATTATCAAAAGAAGAGGATTGAGAACgaaatcaaacaaataaaaactgaagCACCATCACCAGTCCCTTTAAAACAAGAgcaaaataaatttgaaaagTCTAAGAAAAATGACCACAAACTAGATATAGCTGCTTTAGATAGAATGTTATACGCCACAGACAGAGTGTTGTATCCTCCCAGGAAAAAAGTAGGACGAAAACCACAAAGTAAAGCTAAGTCTACGAAAAATGCTCCTAAAACCTTAAAGGACAAGAATCAGTATGACTCTGGTGACAGTGATGAAGACTCAGTAGTACCTACCAACAGGTCAGTGTTGTCTGGAGTGTACGCCAAACGTAAAGAACTAAATAGTAAACTAGCGAGCTTAcctaaaaagaacaataaaacttTTGGCAACACTTGGAGAGATAATCAAAGTGAAAATGAAGCAGCTGCAGACGATCCACTGGACCCGACGTGGAAGCAAATCGACCTGAATCCTAAATATAAAGACATATTATCGGGATATAAAAGTGATCACGAATTCAAGCCGTATAAAAGTTGTAGTCGTCTCATAGAGTCGGGCTACAAGAGTGATTACGGGTGTCGATCTGGATATAAAAGCGATTACTACCGTTCGGGCTATAAAAGTGACCATAAGTCGGGTTACAAAAGCGATAAATCGGGATATAAAACGGACAACAGTGTTAGAAGTATGCGAAGGCGAATGAGAAAATTGAAAAAGACCAGATCAGTGAGAGACAGGTCCTActataaaaaccaaaaacacTTTGTATCAGATCAAGAAATATTAGTGTTgacaaataaaacttttagcAGCTTAACTTTAGGTCACAGTTCCAGTGATTCTGAGTGTGATAATTATTTGAGGAAACCCAGTGCTAGTCCAAAATATGTAAGTGTTTGCACAAAATACCCTTTACCATCGAAATACAACTTCGGATTCTCAAAAATGAATCAAAAGCACGTACTAAGACTGAATTCATCAGACCCGTTTGCCCCAGGACCTGTCTTTAGTGGTTTACAACGACCTGTGACAACTTGTAATATATTCAAAGTGagtaacaacaacaataataatactttactcaaaTCGCCAAATAAAACTGCGTACATCGGCAATTCTTTGCCGGCACTAAAACCCGCATTTACTCACAAATTTGGTTCGTCACCGATTTGTGTAACAGCTAAAGTTACAGGATCCAAAAAGGAAACCGATAGCAGTTTTAAATACTTTCCGAGAACACTGTCACCAAAAAATCGGAAGCAATTAAAAAATGGCAGTGTTGTGTTTTCAAGTGGGTCAAAGAAAGAAACTCCGCCTAAACAGCTACCTAGTATTTTTGAAAAGGCGAAAAACAGTTATGTACCTAATAAGTCCTTGTCAAGAAATGTCTTCCTGAATTTTAAGAAACCACACATCAAACCGTCTTTCCATATCAAAAAACACAGAAGAACAGTTGTTTTAGCACCacctaaaataaatttaaaaccaaCGGAACGACTTTCCAGAGTAACTGTTAAAACAGAAAACAAGCACCATAGACACAGAAGTAAACGGCGACATAGGTCTCGGTCCGTCTCTAAATGTAGAGAAAGTTACACAAAGTCTATAGAACTTGTGGATCAAAAGTTTAGTCAGGATATGGACAatttaatatctaattttataaaattgtgtcAAATTGCACCAAAATTAATCACAAACGTGACGCAAAATCCAGTCAAAACAACTGAAAAAGCTTCTACCGACGCAGCGCCTACAAAAGTGGTTAAAAGAGGATCGAAGAAACGTAAAACATCAGATAATCAAGAAATAGCCACGCCAACATCAAAACGAAGGCACAAGAAACAACTGGCAGAATCTCAGAACAAGGGTGGCAAGGATACCAATGAACATAAACTTCCACTTAAAAAGCGACATTATCATATCAATTCCTCTACTGGTAATTCATTAAGCATTAGTTTAGTTACAACAGAATTCGATGAAAATTCTAAGAATGGTACTAGCCCTGAAAAGTTTTTGTGTACTGAAACTGACTGTACCGGAGATGTTCAAAGCAATTCGTCTGAAGACTCACCTAAAAGCAAAACTCCTCCAGAAAAAGGCAAGAAGGCCAGTGATAGTTCTAAAACTGCACAGACCACAAATACTCAAGACAATAAAAGTCAGAGTAGTGAACCTTCTCTTAAAGGTGCAAAGGCAGCTGAAAATGTTTCAGAAAAAGTGgaagaaaataatgttactccaacaaaaaataactcTTCGAATTCCGTACATGCAACTGACGAGGAACttgccataaaaaaaccaaCAGCAGAACAGTCAGAACTTTCGAAGAAGATTTATGAGACATCAGAGAAATTGAAGGCAGTACATAAAATGGTTCATGATTTAGAGAAGTCTCTACCCAAGACCAAAGATCCCGAAGTTAAACCAGAATCCAGTAATAAAGAAACCAACAAAGTTTCGTCACCAAGATCTGAAAATAAATCTTCGCCGACACGCCATTCTGCGCCCATCGTAACACCTAAGAAGCGGCATAGACTAGAAGCAGAAAAGGTTATATCACACTCTAGCCTCGATCAAGTTGTGCAGTCGTTATCTAAAAAGTTATCTGACGACAAGTCGAGTCCATCAGATACTAAAGACACCAAGGATGTCAATCAGAGTAACTCGAGTGATGATGCTAAAGAGTTGGACAAGTCAGATGCTGTAACGCCTAATAGTAGTACGTCGTCAACGAACAGTACGACTATTGACCCCCTGAAGAGCATGTCTGCTCGCTCATTGTACAAAAGTTCAATTCCGCCAGCCCAAAAATCTGAAATTATGACCCGCAAGAAAAACAGACTAGAAGGGCTGACTAGTAATTTAGTTTCTAAAATAAACCCAAGTGCAGCTACTAAAGTATTAgatactttattaaataataatatacggAAATCAATAGAATCTCGTATTTtagaaaaagagaaaaatagTTCAGACCCTTCTGTCAAAGTAATAgaagaaaaacttaaaaataaagaagtatcACAAATTAGCACAAGAGCTACAGTTATAAAATCCCCAGTTTCAAAAGGTAAAGTCCTAGAGACAAAGAAGTCTAAAGCATCAGAACCTCAAGTTGAACAGTCGATTGTCGTCAATATTGATAAACCCACAGGCATATTTGAGCCATCCATAGACTTAGAAGACCAAATACCAAAATCCTCAATTTGTGTAAGTAACGTTTTAGCTGATGCACATAAAGCTAAATCGAAATCAAAGAGTGGTGACGCAAAATCAACTAATTCTTTATTAGCTCCCATCGATACCGAGTCTGAGATACCGCTGGCCTTGATTTCTGAAACACCCGACCCTATAATAAGACCTAAAAGAGGAGAATCTATCGCTGCAGTCATATCGGATAAACTTCAGGAAACCACTGGTGGCCATAACTTACGACAGACTAAACGAAATTTGAATACTGAGAGTGATGATACAAATGAcaataagaaaaagaagaaaactaATAACATCCTACGTGAGAGTAAACTAGTTTTGCCGGCTAGAGTTTTAGTTCCAAAAGTTCAAGCTGAACGTCTTGCAGTTACAGATTCTGCTAAGAAAGTGGGTCTGAACGCTAAAAAATTGGAAGCAAACGACTCTAGCGATAACAAGACGGTTGATGCGTCAAAAAAGAAAACTAGAAGACGCAAAGCAATCAACAGGACTGGCTTCCCAAGCattaaaagaaagaagaagaaaattgaAAACTGTAATCTTACTTCTGACAGTCATTTTACATCTGATACTGACAATAACTCTGCATTCGAGCGGGTACCTAAAGATGGTGAAGCAATGAGCAGTTTCTTGGAACGTACTACTAGCAAAAAGGCTGAGCTAAAAGTTGTGCTAAATAAGGATGATTGCCCTAAACAAGGCAGACTGACAGTAGTTGCTCTTGAGAAATTGCAAGGGAAAGATGTTCCTACCGATAATAACAACAAGGTAGGCAACACTCCTGAAGTTGCAGTGAATGAGAAGAAAGTAATAAATTCGTCTATTTTGAGGGCACCTGCGCTTCAACTGAAAAGTAAGACAGAGAAAGAAGTGAAGAACCATGTAAACAAATGGGAAGTGCTAAGTGAAACCGACAGCATACCGTCATTGGCTAGCTCTCTCAGTAATGATCCTGAAGACAGTATACCTTTGAGCCTTTTGAATTTGAAACCTGATAAACCTGTCAGTCGTTTAGATAATTTAGAAAGATTAAAGCGTAAAACAAGAGCGATGTCACCTTCTCACGAAATCgaagaaatattttctaagagAAAAGTGGTCGAGAGAAATTGCAAAATCGGTTTAAGACCAAAATCAAGCCTCGCAGTCTTATGTCCAAGTGAAAGAAGACAGACAAGGAGTTCCGATAATGTGGACGAGCCGAAACCTGCCAAGACTAAGAAGACAGACGCCAAGAAATCTGTAGCTGAGGCTGAAAAAGTAACTAAACCTCTTTCTATTGCTAACAGAAGGAAGTCAAGGTCTTGTCAAGTTAACAAGAAACGAGAAGTGCAATCGAGTTCTCGAGAAAGTTCTCTGGACACTGTCGTCAGCCGTAAGTTTGATTCAAAGTCTCGTGAACCCTCATTGGACACGCTTGAAAATGATCCTTTACCActgaatgaaaaagaaatcgATTTCGAGAAGAGCATTGATGTTTTATCGAAGAACGTCATTTGTAAGAAACGCGTAGCTTCATCACGCGACGACAGTCCGGCGAGCAGTGTGGACAACAGAGATAAACCTGTTATATCGAAAAGGAATCCGCGACTACGAAAGAAATTTTTGGCCGCCGGATTATTTTCAGATTATTACAAAGAAGA tcCCAGGCCAGAAGGGAAAGGAAAGAATCTGGTTACCCAAACTGAATTCCCGCCTGGATTGTTGGCACCGCCGCCTTATTGCGAACGTTGGGTCCGTCGCAGACTGCAACATTTCTCATTGCCTTATGATATTTGGTGGCAGCAGCATTATAACCAACCTGTACCGTCGTggaactataaaaaaatccgCACAA ACGTTTATTACGACGTGAAACCATCTGCCGAGGAATGTGAGAGCGTTGCATGTAACTGCGCACCATCATCGGGATGCAATGAGGATTGTATCAACAGGCTGGTGTACGCCGAATGCTCACCTCAACTGTGTCCTTGCGG TGATAGGTGTAAGAATCAACGCATACAGCGCCACGAATGGGCATCGGGCTTGGAGAAGTTCATGACTGAAAATAAGGGTTGGGGCGTGCGCACTAAACACAAGATCACTTCCGGAGACTTTATCCTGGAGTACGTCGGAGAAGTTGTCTCCGATAAAGAGTTCAAG gAACGTATGGCAACACGCTACGCCCGCGACACGCACCATTACTGCCTGCACCTAGACGGTGGACTCGTCATAGACGGCCACCGTATGGGCGGCGACGGCCGGTTCGTCAACCACTCTTGCAGACCTAACTGCGAGATGCAGAAATGGACTTCTAATG GTACTTTTAGAATGGCTCTCTTTGCCCTCCGAGACATCGATCCGGGTGAAGAACTTACATATGATTACAACTTCTCACTGTTTAATCCTGCTGTGGGCCag CCTTGTAAATGCGATTCCGAAGATTGTCGAGGAGTGATCGGTGGAAAATCGCAACGAATCACGAAACAACCAGTGAAGACACAATCGCGAACTCCATCAAACGCTTCGAATCAGTCTCAGGGCTCGAACGGTAACCAGCCACGTGTGGGTCGGCCAAGGAAGGCAGTGAAATGTAACAAGAAGTCTGAACAGCAAGCTGTAAGCACGTGCGATATCAAGACCATGACTATACTCAAGTACCAACAACATCTGAACAAGTTGTGGCAGGAGCCGCAGATGAAGCCTCTCACTGCTAAGGAGAAGAACATCGTCAAAGATCGGCATTGCTTCCTTTTGAGGAACTTGGAGAAT GTACGCCGTATCCGTGAAAGGCTGAATCTGGCACTCCCAGCGTCTCCGCCGCCGGTGGCAGCGACAGCGTCGGGCGCGGCGTCCCCCGCGGCGGCAGCGTCCCCGGCGGCGGTGTCCCCGGGCGGCGCCACAGTCTGCACCGTGGACCCGCTGGCGCCGGCCAGCAGCGTGGACGAGGCGGGCGCACTCGCGCGTCTGCGGGCTCTGCGGGACGTCGCCCGCCCGCCCAGACCCAAGGACGATCCATCACTGCCGCGCGTGCAAAGACTCGCTATTGTCTTTAAAGCCATCTGTCGGCTACTTAAAGACCTCAAGG ATGAAAAAGATCGTCCGCTGTGCAATCAGCTAGTCCGAGCTAAAGCAGAGCGTGGCAAAGTCCAAGAAGCTGGTCCAGCGGACTTCGCAGTAATTGAGAGCGAGGTGGAGGCGGGACATTATGACACGGTGGCCAAGTTCGATGCCGATGTCAACTCGCTGTTAACAACTGTACTAAGGGAAAATGGTCGCCTTTCCACCATGGGAGGTGCTGCCGCACAGGTTAAAAAG GCATACAACTCCGCGAAGTCTGAATACGCTGATATGCTAACTAAAATACTTGGACCTGATGAGCCTTTACCACCTGGATTCCTGCAAAAAACAAAGACTG AGGAGGTGATAATGTGCATCTGCGGTCTGCACGTGGAGGAGGGGCTGATGGTGCAGTGCGGCGCGCGCGGCTGCGGCGTGTGGCAGCACGCGCGCTGCATGCGCGTCGTCGACACCGCCGTGCCGCACTACTGCCACCACTGCCAACACACCAAG GTGGATCGTGAAATACCTCTCGACGAGTACACGGACGAAGGCCATCAGTTCTACTTGTCGTTGATGCGCGGCGACCTGCAAGTGCGACAAGGCGACACTGTGTACGTGCTGCGCGACATTCCTATCGACGAGAAGAACCCTGACGTCAGCCAGCGAAACGGCGACAAGTCCGATAAACCGGAGTCGCCTAAAACTAAACGCGTCGATAGAAAGAAGGTTAAGAATATTGCTAAAGGGAAAGATAAGACTGAAGAAACTACTCAGAATAAG GAGGGTGAAGTACGTAAGCACACCTACCAGACTATTGG